In Mycoplasmopsis maculosa, one genomic interval encodes:
- a CDS encoding site-specific integrase, with product MDWVKFVKRKNTNDYFIRANKNNNERPLFLSDEVENLPFNAKLKGFKKNFISLIPKLKISIQTIKNTFTLFKHFVIKRNPWFKKVILAHLLRHTFITNLFTNGFSAEEIIFYTGHKSPEILRQTYISKWHNYYYELYQDKINNKTKKAAKIEQK from the coding sequence ATTGATTGAGTAAAGTTTGTAAAAAGAAAAAATACAAACGATTATTTTATTAGAGCAAATAAAAATAATAATGAAAGACCTTTATTTTTAAGTGATGAAGTAGAAAATTTACCCTTTAACGCTAAATTAAAAGGTTTTAAGAAAAATTTTATATCATTGATACCTAAATTAAAAATAAGTATTCAAACTATAAAAAATACATTTACTCTTTTTAAACATTTTGTAATTAAAAGAAACCCTTGATTTAAAAAAGTTATTTTAGCGCACTTATTAAGACATACTTTTATAACAAATCTTTTTACAAATGGTTTTAGTGCTGAAGAAATAATATTTTATACAGGGCATAAAAGTCCAGAAATATTAAGACAAACATATATTTCAAAATGACATAACTACTATTATGAACTATATCAAGATAAAATAAATAATAAAACTAAAAAGGCTGCAAAAATTGAACAAAAGTAA
- a CDS encoding GA module-containing protein — protein MPYPGNDLNNDQNDSQNVINSLDSLNDNIYNLTDEEVRNKLSEINNLEAKINSLKTDAENIQDNTEKARINALIDQLININNSSDIELEIEKAKAKDEVNNLSNLSNDQKTSFNNRINLAVDSNAITSILEEAKLQNKKEALKLEVDSISYPNVDSTAVSNSKKTIKNAIENINSETDLTNKRAEIENIKEKMVIKKAEVENLGYKNPNALAKTSIKKGLDNITTLSDFNKVLPDDWSNKVNKYKEIIKKYFGDNSELMNNRFNKTYPDNLLGSPDNLNETNLKIQLFSTLKNEVSAYINSVNNFITPDEKSSLLQRLNAILEPSSATTPEQTEEILKQINDLHIEAKKTYFKGFINSLSVPNTTINGENMMDNFAKAKAEMIKTIVDPINSKNQFEATQRSLDSIATELTNVKRKINAFSANNQVAKDIFSLEMSKISTAQGYIDLATKIDKYNELIAKINNIPAFTSGGTQKQIAKANEGLDTLKNSLRSKLASASTIQDMQNLDSFLTKNVELVQSLRTTLSGDILVTKRLLEEASTKTDSASLTEIANRARELNTALQNNFWTPTKANELRGPLRDRWLMGPENVRFNIDDPDANLNNYFNYDDLVDKVLTRTTSADIRKITDVEIPKYKKLVETKSKAAEISSLIPSGANDSNPAKRAIESLKHIALTDATASDIETTNKYLGNVVRNQSGQVTSGFYKDAIDTLNSIGNDTNKSVFKGLLDNVATSLKDTNVKTNIDNLRIIINEFKLAYDSANTSLNNFRNSYGVTQQQIQEFQNRLNNVTSKEQADQLKNDIDAAINNANQRKQNDIRNTEAAINSLPNGNSERDRLTNLLNSEKVKPNVTPSDLENIKNQATNLKAQIDTALREANNAVRNLPDGNTLKTSLENKLLNAPNTQETNDLSKINTIKDQALAEARNLDAKYNEAIMILDSLQDKGDYKDRIDNAVNIAELDEIIRDMQTPKVLNKDEARKWANYISTTATASPVTRAQYIQRVENATTKAQLDQIIIDVRSYINQWPKADASARVNVLQYTHRNSYNRLKPIVDAEWDEDRLNELREEAQRISYSHPEF, from the coding sequence TTGCCTTATCCTGGTAATGACTTAAATAATGATCAAAATGACTCTCAAAATGTTATAAATTCGTTAGATTCTTTAAATGACAATATTTACAATTTAACTGATGAAGAAGTTAGAAATAAATTAAGTGAAATAAATAATTTAGAAGCTAAGATTAATTCTTTAAAAACTGATGCTGAAAATATTCAAGATAATACTGAAAAAGCAAGAATTAATGCATTAATTGATCAATTAATAAATATTAATAATTCTTCAGATATTGAATTAGAAATAGAAAAAGCTAAAGCTAAAGATGAAGTTAATAATTTATCTAACCTTTCTAATGATCAAAAAACAAGTTTTAATAATAGAATAAATTTAGCTGTAGATTCTAATGCAATAACTTCAATTTTAGAAGAAGCTAAATTGCAAAATAAAAAGGAAGCGCTAAAATTAGAAGTTGATTCTATTTCTTATCCTAATGTCGATTCAACAGCTGTTTCTAATTCTAAAAAAACGATAAAAAATGCTATAGAAAATATAAATTCAGAAACTGACTTAACTAATAAAAGAGCTGAAATAGAAAATATTAAAGAAAAAATGGTTATTAAAAAGGCTGAAGTTGAAAATTTAGGTTATAAAAATCCTAATGCATTAGCTAAAACAAGTATTAAAAAAGGTCTTGATAATATAACAACGTTATCTGATTTTAATAAAGTTTTACCTGATGATTGAAGCAATAAGGTAAATAAATATAAAGAAATAATTAAAAAATATTTTGGCGATAACTCTGAATTAATGAATAATAGATTCAATAAAACTTATCCAGATAATTTATTAGGAAGTCCTGATAATCTTAATGAAACTAATTTAAAAATACAATTGTTTAGTACTCTTAAAAATGAAGTTTCAGCATATATAAATAGTGTTAATAATTTTATAACACCTGATGAAAAAAGTTCATTACTTCAAAGATTAAATGCAATTTTAGAACCATCAAGCGCAACTACTCCAGAACAAACTGAAGAAATATTAAAACAAATAAATGATTTACATATTGAAGCTAAAAAGACTTATTTTAAAGGTTTTATTAATAGTTTATCAGTGCCAAATACAACTATTAATGGTGAAAATATGATGGATAATTTCGCGAAAGCAAAAGCTGAAATGATAAAAACAATTGTTGATCCTATTAATAGTAAAAATCAATTTGAAGCCACTCAAAGAAGTTTAGATTCAATTGCTACTGAATTAACTAATGTAAAAAGAAAAATAAATGCTTTTAGTGCAAATAACCAAGTTGCAAAAGATATTTTTTCATTAGAAATGTCTAAAATTTCAACAGCACAAGGTTATATTGATTTAGCTACTAAAATTGATAAATATAATGAATTAATAGCTAAAATAAATAATATTCCTGCTTTTACAAGCGGAGGTACACAAAAGCAAATTGCTAAAGCAAATGAGGGTCTAGATACTTTAAAAAACTCATTAAGAAGCAAATTAGCGAGTGCTTCTACAATTCAAGATATGCAAAATTTAGATTCATTTTTAACAAAAAATGTTGAGTTAGTTCAAAGTTTAAGAACAACTTTGTCTGGTGATATTTTAGTTACTAAAAGATTATTAGAAGAAGCATCTACTAAAACAGATTCTGCTAGTTTAACAGAAATAGCTAATAGGGCAAGAGAATTAAATACTGCCTTACAAAATAATTTCTGAACACCTACTAAAGCAAATGAATTAAGAGGTCCATTAAGAGATAGATGATTAATGGGTCCTGAAAATGTAAGATTTAACATTGATGATCCTGATGCTAACTTGAATAATTACTTCAATTATGATGATTTAGTTGATAAAGTTTTAACTAGAACAACAAGTGCAGATATTAGAAAAATAACTGATGTTGAAATACCTAAATATAAAAAATTAGTTGAAACAAAATCTAAAGCTGCAGAAATCAGTTCATTAATTCCTTCAGGAGCTAATGATTCAAATCCAGCTAAAAGAGCTATAGAATCATTAAAACATATAGCTTTAACTGACGCTACAGCTAGTGATATCGAAACAACAAATAAATATTTAGGTAATGTTGTAAGAAATCAAAGTGGTCAAGTTACAAGTGGTTTTTACAAAGATGCTATTGATACTTTAAATTCAATAGGTAATGATACAAATAAGTCTGTATTTAAGGGACTATTGGATAATGTTGCTACAAGTTTAAAAGATACTAATGTTAAAACAAACATTGATAATCTTAGAATAATAATTAATGAATTTAAACTAGCTTATGATTCTGCTAATACTTCATTAAATAATTTTAGAAATTCTTACGGTGTTACGCAACAACAAATTCAAGAATTTCAAAATAGATTAAATAATGTAACAAGTAAAGAACAAGCTGATCAATTAAAAAACGATATAGATGCTGCAATAAATAATGCAAATCAAAGAAAACAAAATGATATAAGAAATACTGAAGCTGCAATAAATTCTTTACCTAATGGAAATTCCGAAAGAGATAGATTAACTAATTTATTAAATAGTGAAAAAGTTAAACCTAATGTTACTCCAAGTGATTTAGAAAATATTAAAAACCAAGCAACTAATCTTAAAGCGCAAATTGATACTGCTTTAAGAGAGGCAAATAATGCTGTTAGAAATTTACCAGATGGAAATACATTAAAAACTAGTTTAGAAAATAAACTTCTTAATGCTCCAAATACACAAGAGACTAATGACTTAAGTAAAATAAATACTATAAAAGATCAAGCATTAGCTGAGGCTAGAAATCTTGATGCTAAATATAATGAAGCTATAATGATTCTTGATAGTTTACAAGATAAAGGAGATTACAAAGATAGAATTGATAATGCTGTAAACATAGCTGAATTAGACGAAATAATTAGAGATATGCAAACTCCTAAAGTTCTTAATAAAGATGAAGCTAGAAAATGAGCTAACTATATTTCTACAACTGCAACAGCTTCTCCTGTTACAAGAGCTCAATATATACAAAGAGTTGAAAACGCTACAACAAAAGCACAATTAGATCAAATTATAATTGATGTTAGATCATATATTAATCAATGACCAAAAGCTGATGCTTCTGCTAGAGTAAATGTTTTACAATATACTCATAGAAACTCTTATAATAGATTAAAACCTATTGTTGATGCTGAATGAGATGAAGATAGATTAAATGAACTAAGAGAAGAAGCACAAAGAATAAGCTATTCACATCCTGAATTTTAA
- a CDS encoding GA module-containing protein — protein sequence MDKNKKVITGLLAGSAAINSAAIIAILTIRCSDSESINDHILHKIKELDDEVISKTNDLVNNPDSREIFNNAQKMYDDALLKEKEIEKFIFENKLIGKEIDEVLEKLNADIDKLKKQLENNKLYNKERAKELIDKLSNNNPEKEKLLEKLNKSDFASEELWDIIEKTQDLLNKAKKEALKEINKLNDSQKKNELLQKVSNPNAKEEDYLSAKQEAINELEKARDKAISQINRLDNSSEKEKLLKIVNNLESTEEEINKSKESAENLLNKAKENALKELEKLTGSTKKDELSEKLNKENILQQEIKNIVNEVNEIFENEKERVKQLINSELTTDAEKENLLTELEKAKNIEEIKLVEAKIAPIKEIETISNEELKSNLLDKVYEINSKTENALDKLRDLETEAQLAKLPYPLGMEAPAVSEIRNRINDINSNEALNDLEKEAKVKEIKDTFANLIEKINNAKDKIAKVSEKRQAALNDILNNSNLIVNDDVINNAEFEALDQAITNALNQDKSDAKDIIDSLSHLTNKQKEDFKNLIDEANSNNDIKKILDSAKLQDQKEDKKAELDRIIESLDYPNTNAEAKNELKVLYKEDKTLEELEQIKQLIVGENGVESKVNDANSKISKLPEAKQQALKDELNNASTNEEFEELFNKIAQALNDSKQEIKDEIVKLTHLTSEQRKELEKAVDAATNSTELNKILNKAKLLDKIEEAKSLITPNESYALADDPEVRNIIDRTINNMHKEADALETEAEVNNKIQELTVLNEKLKEVKNSIENLTNNEVSNLEETKKELAKKLARVNDIDDIPFVNFEIDKEKVKKLAESLDYPSKPNNVAISDIKLLIDQIDTTNLDEAKAKLDKIKNQIENTDAELPLATKIQEAKDKIAEIRQSDKVDRITPLEAELDRANTKEEFETLLNNIQIAKDAADKEWRDNLRDSLKKQAESLPYPAGLNAQGIKDIKNIIDSLTDDELVEWQTTKLNEIDKKIKEANKEIAKLSSDDQTRLNEKLNSANTDEEFNQLFEDIRNSSATKKQNITDAINSLNYLSRDEKDNFIAQLENATSEEMNEVLVEAKKQNIDNLIDTLPYPSGSLAKAKSDLKADIAKINNSNDLDSKLA from the coding sequence ATGGATAAAAATAAAAAAGTCATAACTGGTTTATTAGCTGGTTCAGCTGCTATAAATTCAGCTGCTATAATTGCTATTTTAACTATTAGATGTTCAGATAGTGAGAGTATAAATGACCATATTTTACACAAAATAAAAGAGTTAGATGATGAAGTTATATCTAAAACAAATGATTTAGTTAATAATCCAGACTCTAGAGAAATATTTAATAACGCACAAAAAATGTATGATGATGCATTGCTAAAAGAAAAAGAAATTGAAAAATTTATTTTTGAGAATAAATTAATCGGAAAAGAAATTGATGAAGTATTAGAAAAATTAAATGCAGATATCGATAAACTTAAAAAACAATTAGAAAATAATAAGTTATATAATAAAGAAAGAGCAAAAGAATTAATTGATAAATTATCAAATAATAATCCTGAAAAAGAAAAATTACTTGAAAAATTAAATAAAAGTGATTTTGCTTCAGAAGAATTATGAGATATTATTGAAAAAACACAAGATTTATTAAATAAAGCAAAAAAAGAAGCATTAAAAGAAATAAATAAATTAAATGATTCACAAAAGAAAAATGAATTATTACAAAAAGTTAGTAACCCAAACGCAAAAGAAGAAGACTATTTATCTGCAAAACAAGAAGCAATAAATGAACTTGAAAAAGCAAGAGATAAAGCTATAAGCCAAATTAATAGATTAGATAATTCTAGCGAAAAAGAAAAATTATTAAAAATTGTTAATAATCTTGAAAGTACAGAAGAAGAAATTAATAAATCTAAAGAAAGTGCAGAAAATTTATTAAATAAAGCTAAAGAAAATGCATTAAAAGAATTAGAAAAATTAACTGGTTCAACTAAAAAAGATGAATTATCTGAAAAGTTAAATAAAGAAAATATTTTACAGCAAGAAATTAAAAATATTGTAAATGAAGTTAATGAAATTTTTGAAAATGAAAAAGAAAGAGTTAAACAATTAATTAATAGTGAATTAACTACTGATGCGGAAAAAGAAAACTTATTAACAGAATTAGAAAAAGCTAAAAATATTGAAGAAATTAAACTTGTAGAGGCTAAAATAGCCCCTATAAAAGAAATTGAAACTATATCTAATGAAGAACTAAAATCTAATTTATTAGATAAAGTTTATGAAATTAATTCTAAAACTGAAAATGCTCTTGACAAATTAAGAGATTTAGAAACTGAAGCTCAATTAGCAAAATTACCATATCCACTAGGTATGGAAGCTCCAGCTGTTAGTGAAATTAGAAATAGAATTAATGATATTAATAGTAATGAAGCCTTAAATGATTTAGAAAAAGAAGCTAAAGTTAAAGAAATTAAGGATACTTTTGCAAATTTAATAGAAAAAATTAATAATGCAAAAGATAAAATAGCTAAAGTTAGTGAAAAAAGACAAGCTGCTTTAAATGATATTTTAAATAATTCAAATTTAATAGTTAATGATGATGTAATTAATAATGCAGAATTTGAAGCTTTAGATCAAGCTATAACAAATGCTTTAAATCAGGATAAAAGCGATGCAAAGGATATTATTGATTCATTAAGTCATTTAACAAATAAACAAAAAGAAGATTTTAAAAATTTAATCGATGAAGCTAATTCTAATAATGATATTAAGAAAATTTTAGATAGTGCAAAATTGCAAGATCAAAAAGAAGATAAAAAAGCCGAATTAGATAGAATAATAGAGTCTTTAGATTATCCAAACACAAACGCAGAAGCTAAAAATGAATTAAAAGTTTTATATAAAGAAGATAAGACTTTAGAAGAATTAGAACAAATTAAACAATTAATAGTTGGCGAAAACGGCGTTGAAAGTAAAGTAAACGATGCTAATTCAAAAATATCTAAATTACCGGAAGCTAAACAACAAGCTTTAAAAGATGAATTAAATAATGCAAGTACAAATGAAGAGTTTGAAGAATTATTTAATAAAATAGCTCAAGCATTAAATGATTCTAAGCAGGAAATAAAAGATGAAATAGTTAAATTAACTCACTTAACTTCTGAGCAAAGAAAAGAATTAGAAAAAGCTGTTGATGCAGCCACAAATTCAACTGAATTAAATAAAATTTTAAATAAAGCTAAATTATTAGACAAAATAGAAGAAGCTAAAAGTTTAATTACTCCAAATGAAAGTTATGCTTTAGCAGATGATCCAGAAGTTAGAAATATTATTGATAGAACAATTAATAATATGCACAAAGAAGCTGACGCTTTAGAAACTGAAGCAGAAGTGAATAATAAAATACAAGAATTAACTGTTTTAAATGAAAAATTAAAAGAAGTTAAAAATTCTATCGAGAACTTAACTAATAATGAAGTTTCTAATTTAGAAGAAACTAAGAAAGAATTAGCAAAGAAATTAGCTAGAGTTAATGATATTGATGACATTCCATTTGTTAATTTTGAAATTGATAAAGAAAAAGTAAAAAAATTAGCTGAAAGCTTAGATTATCCATCAAAACCAAATAACGTAGCTATAAGTGATATTAAGCTATTAATAGATCAAATAGATACTACTAATCTCGATGAAGCAAAAGCGAAATTAGATAAAATAAAAAATCAAATTGAAAATACTGATGCTGAGTTACCTTTAGCAACTAAAATCCAAGAAGCAAAGGATAAAATAGCTGAAATAAGACAAAGTGATAAAGTTGATAGAATAACACCTTTAGAAGCAGAATTAGATAGAGCAAATACAAAAGAAGAATTTGAAACTTTATTAAATAATATTCAAATTGCAAAAGATGCAGCAGATAAAGAATGACGTGATAACTTAAGAGATAGTCTTAAAAAACAAGCTGAATCATTGCCTTATCCAGCAGGATTAAATGCTCAAGGTATTAAAGATATCAAAAATATAATTGACTCTTTAACAGATGATGAATTAGTTGAATGACAAACTACAAAATTAAATGAAATTGATAAGAAAATTAAGGAAGCAAATAAAGAGATTGCAAAACTTTCATCAGACGATCAAACAAGATTAAACGAAAAGTTAAATTCAGCTAATACAGATGAAGAATTTAATCAATTATTTGAAGATATAAGAAATTCTAGTGCTACTAAAAAACAAAATATTACAGATGCTATAAATTCATTAAATTATTTAAGCAGAGACGAAAAAGACAATTTTATAGCGCAATTAGAAAATGCTACAAGCGAAGAAATGAATGAAGTTTTAGTTGAAGCTAAAAAACAAAATATTGATAATTTAATTGATACATTACCTTATCCAAGCGGATCTTTAGCAAAAGCTAAATCTGATTTAAAAGCTGACATAGCTAAAATAAATAATTCTAATGATTTAGATTCTAAATTAGCATAA
- a CDS encoding MAG0130/MAG3770 family membrane protein: protein MNFNEELISNIDKNKIEKIISYSKKKWLAYILLFSGIVMILSILISFIAIIVKNEYKTLQIVFLSLNGFFLLFWMLYYAHLLQLVSTSFVLSRALENEENPWRSYKPHYVFLKIQTWSSFYAFNLFKKKKNRLSKNEKMLLTRYLWSLKGIEEISFKY, encoded by the coding sequence ATGAATTTTAATGAAGAATTAATTAGTAATATAGATAAAAATAAAATAGAAAAAATTATTTCATATTCTAAAAAGAAATGACTAGCATATATACTTTTATTTTCAGGTATAGTTATGATTTTATCTATTTTAATAAGTTTTATTGCTATTATAGTTAAAAATGAATATAAAACGCTACAAATAGTATTTTTATCATTAAATGGTTTCTTTTTGTTATTTTGAATGTTATATTATGCACATTTATTGCAATTGGTTTCAACCTCTTTTGTTTTATCTAGAGCTTTAGAAAATGAAGAAAATCCATGAAGATCTTATAAACCTCATTATGTTTTTTTAAAAATACAGACTTGATCATCTTTTTATGCTTTTAATTTATTTAAGAAGAAAAAAAATCGTTTATCAAAAAATGAAAAAATGTTATTGACTAGATATTTATGGTCATTAAAAGGCATTGAAGAAATTAGTTTTAAATATTAA
- a CDS encoding potassium transporter TrkG, whose protein sequence is METNKKRKKFSETKFGSFILKLWHWTRSFTKVKLIFLTYLIVVLVITLFLYSPITQNEEYVQSLAKKGESITFIDAFFTTCSAFSDTGLVSHPTYLAWNQFGQALIAFSILIGGLGIFALKIFLINFIFLRGKTSLNDVELVSYERGNSEFFKTKHMIRDSILFLLIILILSSIGLTIYFYYKNPTFTESDFITKNGYILENNYVNPASDWSTSFRFGFFHAISALNNAGFDIIGNNSLLPYFYNYDLQIIFVVLFIIGGIGYPVIYDFFTFIKFKIYCKKNKIKSKYKWSLFTKISLSAYWIMTIITFAGIMIIETSGNKTFINSPTFANGNYFAKVWALFFTTLSTRSAGFATFYLNDLSQPTLWILNILMYIGASPASTGGGIRTTTFAILILTIFSKILGKPSVRVFDRKIDVDTVKMSTIVSTISLILVLLTSLVIMSSLNTFHSGTIDDTKYTATNFFFEAFSAFGTTGLTTGITDNLNWISKIALSILMFIGQFGISSSVLIWIRKKNYSYQYDYISESVAIG, encoded by the coding sequence ATGGAAACTAATAAAAAAAGAAAAAAATTTAGTGAAACAAAATTTGGTTCATTTATTTTGAAATTGTGACATTGAACAAGAAGTTTTACTAAAGTAAAATTGATTTTTTTAACTTATTTAATAGTGGTTTTAGTAATAACTCTATTTCTATATAGCCCAATTACTCAAAATGAAGAATATGTGCAATCTTTAGCTAAAAAAGGTGAATCAATAACATTTATAGATGCTTTTTTTACAACATGTAGTGCTTTTAGTGATACTGGATTGGTTAGTCATCCTACTTATTTAGCTTGAAATCAATTTGGTCAAGCGTTGATCGCTTTTAGTATTTTAATTGGGGGATTAGGGATTTTTGCTTTAAAAATATTTTTAATAAACTTTATATTTTTAAGAGGAAAAACTAGTTTAAATGATGTTGAGTTAGTATCTTATGAAAGAGGTAATTCTGAGTTCTTTAAAACAAAACATATGATAAGAGATTCTATACTATTTTTACTAATAATTCTAATTTTAAGTTCAATTGGTTTAACTATTTATTTTTATTATAAAAACCCAACTTTTACAGAAAGTGATTTTATAACTAAAAATGGGTACATTTTAGAAAATAATTACGTTAATCCAGCGTCTGATTGATCTACAAGTTTTAGATTTGGTTTTTTTCATGCAATAAGCGCTTTAAACAATGCTGGATTCGATATTATAGGCAATAATTCCTTACTTCCATATTTTTATAATTATGATTTACAAATAATATTTGTTGTCTTATTTATAATAGGTGGAATCGGATATCCTGTCATTTATGATTTTTTCACTTTTATTAAGTTTAAAATTTATTGTAAAAAAAATAAAATCAAAAGTAAATATAAATGAAGTTTATTCACAAAAATATCTCTTTCAGCTTATTGAATAATGACAATTATTACTTTTGCTGGAATTATGATTATCGAAACATCTGGAAATAAAACTTTTATTAATTCTCCAACTTTTGCAAATGGAAATTATTTTGCTAAAGTTTGAGCATTGTTTTTTACCACTTTGTCAACTAGAAGTGCAGGTTTTGCTACTTTTTATTTAAATGATTTAAGTCAACCCACTTTATGAATTTTAAATATACTAATGTATATAGGTGCTAGCCCAGCATCTACTGGTGGTGGTATAAGAACTACTACTTTTGCAATTTTAATATTAACTATTTTTTCAAAAATTTTAGGAAAACCTTCTGTTAGGGTTTTTGATAGAAAAATAGATGTCGATACAGTTAAAATGAGTACTATTGTATCTACTATTAGTTTAATACTAGTTTTATTAACTTCTTTAGTAATAATGAGTAGTTTAAATACTTTTCATTCTGGAACAATAGATGATACTAAGTATACGGCTACAAACTTTTTCTTTGAAGCTTTTAGTGCTTTTGGTACCACAGGATTAACAACTGGAATTACTGATAATTTAAATTGAATTTCAAAAATTGCTTTAAGTATTTTGATGTTTATTGGTCAATTTGGTATTAGTAGTAGTGTTTTAATTTGAATTAGAAAGAAAAATTATTCTTATCAATATGATTATATTTCTGAAAGTGTTGCGATAGGATAG
- a CDS encoding coiled-coil domain-containing protein, translating into MKKSHKILTISLGAAAAIGTVALTTVLAVKCSNENKIKNEREKLDEIINTLPYPSIDAIAKNEIKELYKEVYKIDELEKIKEEIIGNEKSVLQKIIKANNEISKLSEERRNILNNILNKTNTSEEFEELFKEIDKSKKEYLVEYKVLIENKINELKYSTSEEKNDLITKVKNANSIEEIDTLKNDLFKKEKDIDSFKEELNKIVDSLPYPSNEAIAKNEIKESFKDLKTLEELENIKNEIIRENEGIKAKIIFLNQKISELPESKRESINNSLNEANTDVEFKNILKLIQEAQEQYEEEIKNEARSFINNLSSLSGDKRNKYIEELENAASPEEVNSIKQRAEKENAFESKKTELKEFINLIEYPMPDTDEKVINSKNKLKSQIDNLTFENIEDKEKELKAFNEKLIYKKEILKRVPYTTENAEGRRDMAIFIGGVTDIAGLERILPDKWVEDVATYRRLIEENFENTQKANLIKRLDTTTASSIYYDYRVEDVEYNIYETFRNNAKDWINNNIAEDKKPEYLNRITSLRRTNQFENSFNELKTKFEEIKNSLNQ; encoded by the coding sequence ATGAAAAAATCACATAAGATATTAACAATTTCTTTAGGTGCTGCGGCAGCTATTGGAACTGTTGCACTTACTACTGTTTTGGCAGTAAAATGTTCAAACGAAAATAAAATTAAAAATGAAAGAGAAAAATTAGATGAAATAATAAATACTCTTCCATATCCATCAATAGATGCTATTGCAAAAAATGAAATAAAAGAATTGTACAAAGAAGTGTATAAAATAGACGAATTGGAAAAAATTAAAGAAGAAATAATAGGTAATGAAAAAAGTGTATTACAAAAAATAATAAAAGCAAATAATGAAATTTCTAAATTGTCTGAAGAGAGAAGAAATATACTAAACAATATTTTAAATAAAACTAATACAAGCGAAGAGTTTGAAGAACTATTTAAAGAAATTGACAAATCTAAAAAAGAATATTTAGTTGAATATAAAGTTTTAATCGAAAATAAAATTAATGAATTAAAATACTCTACTTCTGAAGAAAAAAATGATTTAATAACAAAAGTAAAAAATGCTAATTCTATTGAAGAAATAGATACTTTAAAAAACGATTTATTTAAAAAAGAAAAAGATATAGATTCTTTTAAAGAAGAATTAAATAAGATAGTTGATTCATTACCTTATCCTTCAAATGAAGCTATAGCAAAAAACGAAATAAAAGAATCATTTAAAGATTTAAAAACTTTAGAAGAATTAGAAAATATTAAAAATGAAATTATTAGAGAAAATGAAGGTATTAAAGCTAAAATTATATTTTTAAATCAAAAAATAAGTGAATTACCTGAATCTAAAAGAGAAAGTATTAATAATTCATTAAATGAAGCTAATACTGATGTTGAATTTAAGAATATTTTAAAATTAATTCAAGAAGCACAAGAACAATATGAAGAAGAAATAAAAAACGAAGCAAGATCTTTTATAAATAACTTATCATCATTATCAGGAGATAAAAGAAATAAATATATTGAAGAGTTAGAAAATGCAGCTTCTCCTGAAGAAGTTAACTCTATCAAACAAAGAGCTGAAAAAGAAAACGCTTTTGAGTCTAAAAAAACTGAATTAAAAGAATTTATTAATTTAATTGAATATCCAATGCCTGATACAGATGAAAAAGTAATAAATTCTAAAAATAAATTAAAGTCACAAATTGATAATTTAACTTTTGAAAATATTGAAGATAAAGAAAAAGAATTAAAAGCATTTAATGAAAAACTTATTTACAAAAAAGAAATTTTAAAAAGAGTTCCTTATACAACTGAAAACGCTGAAGGACGTAGAGATATGGCTATTTTCATAGGGGGAGTTACTGATATAGCAGGACTAGAAAGAATTCTTCCAGATAAATGAGTTGAAGATGTTGCAACATATAGAAGACTTATAGAAGAAAATTTTGAAAACACTCAAAAAGCAAATTTAATAAAAAGATTAGATACAACAACAGCAAGTAGCATTTATTATGATTATAGAGTTGAAGATGTTGAGTATAACATATATGAGACATTTAGAAATAATGCAAAAGATTGAATAAATAATAATATTGCAGAAGATAAAAAACCAGAATACTTAAACAGAATTACATCATTAAGAAGAACAAATCAGTTTGAAAATTCATTTAATGAATTGAAAACCAAATTTGAAGAAATAAAAAATTCTTTAAATCAATAA